One region of Oculatellaceae cyanobacterium genomic DNA includes:
- a CDS encoding protein kinase produces MVEKTLRDRYQIIQHLGSRRFCEIYLAKDEDLPGKPVCVIKQLKPKNLDPLLWSTAKRFFKTEAEALYQLGKHDKIPQLLAQFEEGANSYIVQEFIEGNELSKELIPGQQWSEKQVIFFCCEVLEILDFIHQQHIIHRDIKPSNLIRRKKDNKITLIDFGAVKQKNPDFGISVDPGGLTVAIGTQGYMPPEQANGNPQYNSDIYALGVICIQALTGVSPQKDNSTNELIWQNQVKISPQFANVLNKIVHTDYNQRYQSAAEALQAIQNLSPIEISKSDNKLSFIKILPIILLTVSLLTFVSTLLFTQWRLTEINKNINNPTSTELPLAKSNNFLNYENVNAGIKIKYPENWQKQDVENPFTGEVVLFTSQFSNQINKFEPKISIRIEELSGQPISLENYTNLSIKEIQKYLLNSDITDSSSTTLGGIPAHRVVYNGVEGDSRLIKHLEVWAVFNQKAYIVSYTATPEEYPNNLESIEKMINSFEIF; encoded by the coding sequence ATGGTAGAAAAAACGCTTCGTGACCGCTACCAAATTATTCAACATCTTGGCAGCAGGAGATTTTGTGAAATTTATCTAGCCAAAGATGAAGATCTACCTGGCAAACCTGTGTGTGTGATTAAGCAACTCAAGCCGAAGAATCTTGATCCTTTGTTATGGTCAACTGCTAAACGATTTTTTAAAACTGAAGCTGAAGCTTTGTACCAATTAGGTAAGCACGATAAAATTCCACAGCTACTAGCTCAATTTGAAGAAGGTGCTAATTCTTATATAGTTCAAGAATTTATTGAAGGTAATGAATTAAGTAAAGAACTCATACCTGGACAACAATGGAGTGAGAAACAAGTAATTTTTTTCTGCTGCGAGGTGTTAGAAATTCTAGATTTTATTCATCAGCAGCACATCATTCATAGAGATATTAAACCATCAAATTTAATTCGTAGAAAAAAAGACAATAAAATTACTTTGATTGACTTTGGAGCAGTCAAACAAAAAAATCCTGATTTCGGTATTAGTGTAGATCCAGGTGGTTTGACAGTTGCTATTGGTACTCAGGGCTATATGCCGCCCGAACAAGCTAACGGCAACCCACAATATAATAGTGATATTTATGCTTTAGGAGTAATTTGTATTCAAGCTCTGACGGGAGTATCTCCACAAAAAGATAATAGTACCAATGAACTTATTTGGCAAAATCAAGTAAAAATAAGTCCTCAATTTGCTAATGTCTTAAATAAAATAGTACATACTGACTACAATCAACGCTACCAATCTGCTGCGGAGGCCTTGCAGGCGATTCAAAACTTATCTCCTATTGAGATTTCCAAAAGCGATAATAAATTATCATTTATTAAAATTCTACCTATAATATTATTAACAGTAAGTTTATTAACGTTTGTTAGTACGCTTCTATTTACCCAATGGCGGCTTACAGAGATAAATAAAAATATTAATAATCCTACTTCTACGGAGTTACCCTTAGCGAAATCAAATAATTTTTTAAACTATGAAAATGTAAATGCAGGTATCAAAATTAAGTATCCTGAAAACTGGCAAAAACAAGATGTAGAAAATCCATTTACAGGTGAAGTAGTTTTATTTACCTCTCAGTTTTCTAATCAAATCAACAAATTTGAACCAAAAATAAGTATCAGAATTGAAGAGTTGTCAGGGCAACCTATTTCTTTAGAAAATTATACTAATTTGTCTATTAAAGAAATTCAAAAATATCTCCTAAATTCTGATATAACTGATTCAAGTTCAACTACATTAGGAGGGATTCCCGCTCATCGGGTGGTTTATAATGGTGTGGAGGGAGACTCTCGGTTAATTAAACATTTGGAAGTTTGGGCAGTTTTTAATCAAAAAGCTTATATCGTTTCATATACAGCTACACCAGAGGAGTATCCTAATAATTTAGAGTCTATAGAAAAAATGATCAATTCATTTGAAATTTTTTAA
- a CDS encoding GlsB/YeaQ/YmgE family stress response membrane protein translates to MGIIAWIVLGLIAGAIAKAIYPGHQGGGILATMALGIVGSMVGGWLGHTLLGTGGTVGALSLPSIAFAVLGAIVVIFLWGLLTRQSA, encoded by the coding sequence ATGGGTATTATTGCATGGATTGTTTTAGGCTTAATTGCTGGTGCGATCGCTAAAGCTATTTATCCAGGTCATCAAGGTGGCGGTATTTTAGCCACAATGGCTCTAGGAATTGTTGGTTCAATGGTAGGAGGTTGGCTAGGCCACACATTACTTGGGACAGGTGGTACGGTTGGAGCATTGTCGCTCCCAAGTATTGCTTTTGCAGTTCTCGGTGCTATAGTTGTGATTTTCCTCTGGGGTTTGTTAACTCGCCAAAGTGCATAA
- a CDS encoding RNA polymerase sigma factor, RpoD/SigA family: MPTSNTAKKTTKPLFTADMVRTYLHEIGRVPLLTHEQEIVYGKQVQQMMALVDAKEALAEELNREPTSSEWAAQVHLSENEVNRIISLGQRAKRKMIEANLRLVVAIAKKYQKRNMEFLDLIQEGTLGLERGVEKFDPMRGYKFSTYAYWWIRQAITRAIAQQARAIRLPIHITEKLNKIKKTQRELAQKLGRHATPTEIAVALELEPAQIREYLNIARQPVSLDVRVGDNQDTELSELLEDEGPSPEHFTTQESLRQDLDDLLAELTPQQREVITLRFGLQDGNELSLAKVGQRLNLSRERVRQLEHQALAHLRRRHANVREYVAS, encoded by the coding sequence ATGCCCACTTCTAACACCGCCAAGAAGACAACTAAGCCGCTGTTCACGGCTGACATGGTTCGCACCTATCTGCATGAAATTGGGCGCGTGCCACTGCTGACTCACGAACAAGAGATTGTCTACGGTAAGCAGGTTCAGCAAATGATGGCACTGGTAGATGCCAAAGAAGCTTTGGCAGAAGAGCTAAATCGTGAACCAACTTCATCTGAGTGGGCGGCGCAAGTTCATCTCAGTGAAAACGAAGTTAACCGCATTATTTCGCTAGGGCAGCGAGCAAAGCGCAAAATGATCGAAGCAAACTTGCGTTTGGTAGTAGCGATCGCCAAAAAGTACCAGAAGCGCAATATGGAATTCTTGGATTTAATTCAAGAAGGTACTTTAGGCTTAGAGCGTGGTGTGGAAAAATTTGATCCCATGCGCGGTTATAAATTTTCCACATACGCATATTGGTGGATTCGTCAGGCAATTACCAGAGCGATCGCACAACAAGCCCGCGCCATTCGTTTGCCTATCCACATTACCGAGAAGCTCAACAAAATTAAGAAAACCCAGCGAGAACTAGCTCAAAAACTCGGTCGTCACGCTACACCAACAGAGATCGCTGTAGCACTGGAACTAGAGCCAGCGCAAATTCGGGAATACTTAAATATTGCCCGTCAACCAGTTTCTCTGGATGTGCGAGTTGGGGATAACCAAGATACTGAACTGTCTGAACTGCTAGAGGATGAAGGGCCTTCTCCAGAGCATTTTACAACGCAAGAGTCTTTGCGCCAAGACTTAGATGATTTGCTTGCAGAACTAACTCCCCAACAACGAGAAGTTATTACCCTGCGCTTCGGCTTACAGGATGGTAATGAACTGTCCTTAGCTAAAGTAGGTCAGCGTTTAAACCTCAGTCGCGAACGAGTACGACAACTGGAACATCAAGCTCTTGCTCACTTACGTCGTCGTCATGCCAACGTGCGCGAGTATGTAGCTAGTTAA
- a CDS encoding O-acetyl-ADP-ribose deacetylase: MIYSKIAVIQGDITQQQVDAIVNAANNSLLGGGGVDGAIHRAAGANLLAECRQLNGCATGEAKITKGYNLPAQWVIHTVGPVWRDGKHGEDELLAQCYRNSLALADKYEIRTIAFPGISTGIYSFPIQRAAKIAVTEVKKFLETDTKVEQVILVAFSETAYNSYVAAIKEIVRE; the protein is encoded by the coding sequence ATGATTTATAGCAAAATAGCAGTTATTCAAGGCGATATTACCCAGCAACAGGTAGATGCTATCGTTAATGCGGCTAATAATTCCCTACTAGGTGGCGGTGGTGTTGATGGGGCAATTCATCGCGCGGCTGGAGCAAACTTATTAGCAGAATGTCGCCAACTTAATGGTTGTGCTACTGGAGAAGCTAAGATTACCAAAGGCTATAATCTGCCTGCACAATGGGTAATTCATACAGTTGGCCCCGTTTGGCGCGATGGTAAGCATGGGGAAGATGAACTATTAGCCCAATGTTATCGCAATAGTCTGGCTTTGGCTGATAAATATGAAATTCGCACAATAGCTTTTCCAGGTATCAGCACTGGTATATATAGTTTTCCGATACAACGTGCTGCGAAAATTGCTGTGACTGAGGTGAAAAAGTTTTTGGAGACTGATACCAAAGTTGAGCAAGTTATTTTAGTCGCATTTAGTGAGACAGCCTACAATTCTTATGTGGCTGCAATCAAAGAAATAGTTCGTGAGTAG
- a CDS encoding trypsin-like peptidase domain-containing protein has protein sequence MSKSLKPGQIIWRLLIMVACVGSLPLALPAQAPNFQVSAPRFVAKTSKKLSTQQLYRKAQVITVKVWSKDVLGSGILIQRQGQVYTVLTNAHVLRAGDPPYRIQAFDGNIYPVAQQTVKSLTVNDLAILQFTSKKAVYAVASVGLSSTLAVDDEVFAAGFPFKSTIYKRASFPAQKPKSPVASKAVNKSVSTHLGDWEKKAKNPSQLKFVFRSGRISLLLNKALEGGYQIGYTNNIEKGMSGGPLLNRRGDLIGINGMHAYPLWGNPYIFQDGSDPEKNLQEQMIHFSWAIPIEIGVQLAENSVVKPGNISWQNLSFFRGFYLRPPN, from the coding sequence GTGAGCAAATCACTTAAGCCAGGTCAGATAATTTGGCGCTTGTTGATAATGGTAGCTTGTGTGGGCAGTTTACCTTTAGCATTGCCAGCACAAGCACCAAATTTTCAAGTTTCTGCACCAAGATTTGTAGCTAAAACCTCAAAAAAACTATCAACTCAGCAGCTTTACCGAAAAGCTCAAGTAATTACGGTGAAGGTCTGGTCAAAAGATGTTTTAGGGTCAGGAATTTTGATTCAAAGACAAGGGCAGGTTTATACTGTGCTGACCAATGCTCACGTTCTGAGAGCAGGAGATCCTCCGTATCGGATTCAAGCTTTTGATGGAAATATATACCCAGTTGCTCAACAAACAGTAAAATCTTTGACCGTCAATGATTTAGCAATATTACAGTTCACCAGTAAAAAGGCAGTTTATGCTGTGGCATCTGTAGGTTTATCATCTACTTTGGCAGTAGATGATGAAGTATTTGCCGCAGGATTTCCCTTTAAATCTACGATTTATAAACGAGCATCTTTTCCCGCTCAAAAACCTAAATCCCCTGTAGCATCGAAGGCGGTAAATAAATCCGTCAGCACTCATCTAGGGGATTGGGAAAAGAAAGCTAAAAATCCGTCTCAACTTAAGTTTGTCTTCCGCAGTGGTCGAATATCGCTGTTACTAAATAAAGCTTTGGAAGGGGGTTATCAGATTGGGTACACCAATAATATTGAAAAAGGTATGAGTGGCGGGCCTCTACTTAATCGTCGAGGCGATCTAATTGGCATTAATGGTATGCACGCTTATCCTCTATGGGGTAATCCTTATATATTTCAGGATGGTTCTGATCCAGAAAAAAATTTGCAGGAACAGATGATTCATTTTAGTTGGGCAATTCCGATTGAAATCGGTGTACAGCTAGCTGAAAACTCAGTTGTCAAGCCAGGAAATATTTCCTGGCAAAATCTGAGTTTTTTTCGTGGATTCTACTTACGCCCACCTAATTAA
- a CDS encoding tetratricopeptide repeat-containing serine protease family protein — MFFSFAQVSAVVMGVAVVGVLSPVAFALSAPQVNAIAKEITVRLSGENNGSGVIINRRGNTYDVLTNWHVVKEAGIYHIEVSDGRKYTVNSSKIKRVPGLDLALLQFDSFKNYKVASLGNSEALTEGVQVYVAGWADPGPLISEATYQFLNGQISSLLQKPKDGYSLVYTINAAPGMSGGPVLNENGYLVGINGRAIPDLRTGTVTFVLGIGITTFLATNNSFQKHQIATATAVAKKGAVDFLRGGLDKVAKGDYNGAIADYDRAIKLNPNLAEAYNNRGLARSKQEDYNGAIADYNRAISLNPNLVEAYNNRGLTRSKQQDFMSAIADYDRAIKLNPKLAEAYNNRGLARSKQQDFNGAIADYDRAISLNPNLAEAYANRGFAHRQQIAQTLAIPYSGAYLTVRSSLDIKSLAIADFQKAANLFLQQGNTNDYQRSLDIINQFQQ, encoded by the coding sequence ATGTTTTTCTCATTTGCTCAAGTTTCAGCAGTTGTGATGGGTGTAGCTGTTGTGGGGGTGTTATCGCCAGTTGCGTTTGCTTTATCAGCGCCGCAGGTGAATGCGATCGCTAAAGAAATTACGGTTAGACTCAGTGGGGAAAATAATGGTTCTGGTGTAATTATTAACCGTCGAGGTAATACCTATGATGTCTTGACTAACTGGCACGTAGTTAAGGAAGCAGGAATTTATCATATCGAAGTTAGTGATGGTAGAAAATATACAGTTAACTCCAGCAAAATTAAAAGAGTACCTGGATTAGACTTAGCGTTGTTGCAGTTCGATAGTTTTAAAAACTACAAGGTAGCTTCTTTGGGTAACTCTGAAGCTTTGACGGAGGGGGTACAAGTTTATGTGGCTGGTTGGGCTGATCCTGGGCCGTTAATTTCAGAAGCGACTTATCAGTTTTTGAATGGACAAATTTCTAGTCTCCTGCAAAAGCCCAAGGATGGTTATTCTCTTGTTTACACTATTAATGCTGCACCAGGAATGAGTGGTGGGCCTGTACTCAATGAAAATGGTTATTTAGTAGGAATTAATGGACGCGCTATTCCAGATTTGAGGACTGGGACGGTTACTTTTGTGCTAGGAATTGGAATTACCACATTTTTGGCTACTAATAATAGTTTCCAAAAGCATCAGATAGCTACTGCTACAGCAGTGGCAAAAAAGGGTGCTGTAGATTTTCTGCGGGGTGGTTTGGATAAAGTTGCTAAAGGAGATTACAATGGTGCGATCGCAGATTATGATCGTGCAATTAAGCTTAATCCTAATTTAGCTGAAGCTTATAATAACCGAGGTCTGGCTCGTTCAAAACAGGAAGATTACAATGGTGCGATCGCTGATTATAATCGTGCTATATCTCTTAATCCTAACTTAGTTGAAGCTTATAATAACCGAGGTCTTACCCGTTCAAAGCAGCAAGATTTCATGAGTGCGATCGCTGATTATGATCGTGCAATTAAGCTTAATCCTAAATTAGCTGAAGCTTATAATAACCGAGGTCTTGCTCGTTCCAAGCAGCAAGATTTTAATGGTGCGATCGCTGATTATGATCGTGCTATATCTCTTAATCCTAACTTAGCTGAAGCCTACGCCAACCGAGGCTTTGCTCATCGTCAACAAATCGCTCAAACCTTAGCTATCCCATACTCTGGCGCATATTTGACAGTGCGTAGTTCATTGGATATAAAATCATTAGCAATCGCGGATTTTCAAAAAGCTGCTAACCTATTTTTGCAGCAAGGCAATACTAACGATTATCAAAGATCTTTGGATATAATTAACCAGTTTCAGCAGTAG
- a CDS encoding COP23 domain-containing protein, with the protein MKINLFTGILGAVAIALGTTATMTQPSLAENNRFFCGTNNGVPVTVVRTSRGEIPMIRWVSDYFSSSRYSPLQRCQEVSERFQRYNDNGKLQFIRTGMINQHPVLCFADYKGGPCAINSVLVTLAPGTNPERVLGRLFDLRARAAGRVINLSGDHIISYQDGEAYLDIQQLLKVSAIKAK; encoded by the coding sequence ATGAAAATAAATCTATTTACAGGAATTTTAGGTGCAGTAGCGATCGCGCTAGGTACAACTGCTACGATGACACAGCCGAGCTTGGCTGAAAATAATAGATTTTTTTGCGGTACAAACAATGGTGTGCCTGTAACTGTTGTACGCACCTCACGGGGAGAGATCCCGATGATTCGCTGGGTTTCTGATTATTTTAGTAGCTCTCGGTACAGCCCACTACAACGTTGTCAAGAAGTTTCTGAGAGATTCCAGCGATATAACGACAATGGTAAATTGCAGTTCATTAGAACTGGAATGATCAATCAGCACCCTGTATTGTGTTTTGCTGATTACAAAGGAGGGCCTTGCGCGATTAACTCAGTGTTAGTTACTCTTGCGCCTGGAACTAATCCTGAGCGCGTTTTGGGGCGGTTATTTGATCTGAGGGCGCGGGCAGCAGGTAGAGTAATTAATTTAAGTGGAGACCACATAATTTCCTATCAGGATGGTGAAGCTTACCTGGATATCCAGCAATTGCTCAAAGTATCTGCTATTAAAGCAAAGTAA
- a CDS encoding glutathione S-transferase family protein — protein sequence MLELYQFEVSQYAEKVRLILDYKGLPYRKIEVTPGVGQLELFRLSGQRKVPVLKDGNTVIADSTAIALYLDKQYPEKPLIPVDPKQRGLCLLIEEWADESIGIKSRPVLFEALSKNLSLRSAILPSATPDILKNLVGSVPGEVLNLLGLGVGASPDAIKEAKTAIHQDLEALSLMLVDSPYLVADYPTLADFTVAGLSMLLKFPEGNYLNIPETLKGKGVPEFTDNAAYQPFFNWRDRLYAEYRKPLTATTTTNTSGSNTPTSINID from the coding sequence ATGTTGGAATTATATCAATTTGAAGTATCACAATACGCCGAAAAAGTCAGACTAATCCTAGACTACAAAGGTTTGCCTTACCGTAAAATTGAAGTGACCCCAGGAGTGGGACAACTAGAACTATTCCGGCTGTCTGGTCAAAGGAAAGTACCAGTACTCAAAGATGGTAATACAGTTATTGCTGATTCTACAGCGATCGCACTCTATCTAGACAAGCAATATCCAGAAAAACCCTTAATCCCAGTTGACCCCAAGCAACGTGGACTTTGCTTACTCATCGAAGAATGGGCAGATGAATCTATTGGGATCAAAAGTCGTCCAGTACTATTTGAAGCCTTAAGCAAAAATTTAAGCTTGCGTTCTGCAATTTTACCCAGTGCAACACCAGATATCTTAAAAAATTTAGTTGGTTCTGTACCAGGTGAAGTACTCAACCTTCTAGGTTTGGGTGTTGGCGCAAGCCCAGATGCAATTAAAGAAGCTAAAACAGCCATCCATCAAGACTTAGAAGCCTTGAGTTTGATGTTAGTAGATAGCCCTTACTTAGTTGCAGACTACCCAACCCTGGCAGATTTTACTGTCGCAGGTTTAAGTATGTTGTTGAAGTTTCCAGAAGGAAATTATCTCAACATTCCAGAAACACTCAAGGGCAAAGGAGTTCCAGAGTTTACTGACAATGCGGCTTATCAACCATTTTTTAACTGGCGCGATCGCTTATATGCAGAATATCGTAAACCTTTAACTGCAACTACCACTACTAACACTAGCGGCAGCAACACTCCCACTTCAATTAACATTGATTAA
- a CDS encoding ATP-binding protein encodes MDKPLGTVIQGALSQGLEVRLNPDVSVEDMRVGKFLVVRGFRSDFFCLLTDVTLGTSSARITANPPHPEDDFLQAVLAGSSTYGTINLTPMLMLNREPKFTALNGKSEPGKTAGASLASFKAQSSEDMELLPVKTIPSHFSQVYDATERDFRSVFGWEDDPHRRNFAIGEPLDMEVPICIDLDRFVERSNGVFGKSGTGKSFLTRLLLSGIIRKQAAVNLIFDMHSEYGWEAVSEGKQFSTVKGLRQLFPHDVEVYTLDPESTKRRGVSNAQELYLSYDQLEVEDIMLVQRELNLSEASLENANILRSEFGKSWIIQLLNMTNEEIQIFCEEKRGNKSSVMALQRKLLRLDNLKYMRSTCPHNYIDQILQSLNAGKHVVIEFGSQSDMLSYMLATNMITRRIHHAYVRKADKFLQTKNPSDRPRPLVITIEEAHRFLDSAIVRQTIFGTIAREMRKYFVTLLVVDQRPSGIDNEVMSQIGTRITALLNDDKDIEAIFTGVSGGQSLRSVLSKLDSKQQALILGHAVPMPVVVRTRPYDEQFYREIGDTSWTEMSDEDVFTAAEAAIADLGF; translated from the coding sequence ATGGACAAGCCTTTAGGCACAGTCATACAAGGAGCCCTTAGCCAAGGGCTAGAAGTTAGATTAAACCCTGATGTCTCAGTAGAAGATATGCGGGTAGGTAAATTTTTGGTAGTAAGGGGTTTTCGCTCAGATTTCTTCTGTCTCCTCACAGATGTAACATTGGGGACATCGAGTGCGCGGATAACTGCAAATCCTCCCCACCCAGAAGACGATTTTTTACAAGCAGTGCTAGCTGGCAGTAGTACATACGGCACAATTAATTTAACGCCGATGTTGATGCTGAACCGTGAACCCAAGTTTACGGCGTTAAATGGTAAATCCGAGCCTGGCAAAACTGCTGGTGCATCGTTAGCATCCTTTAAAGCACAAAGTAGTGAAGACATGGAATTGTTACCAGTCAAAACAATTCCTAGCCACTTCAGCCAAGTTTATGATGCTACTGAACGTGATTTCCGGTCGGTATTTGGTTGGGAAGACGACCCTCATCGGCGCAATTTCGCTATTGGTGAACCTCTAGATATGGAGGTGCCAATTTGTATAGATTTAGATCGATTTGTAGAACGCAGCAACGGTGTTTTTGGTAAATCAGGTACAGGTAAATCTTTTCTTACCCGACTACTGTTATCTGGAATTATCCGCAAGCAAGCTGCTGTTAACTTAATTTTTGATATGCACTCAGAATATGGCTGGGAAGCTGTATCTGAAGGTAAGCAATTTAGTACGGTTAAAGGGTTGCGGCAACTTTTCCCCCATGATGTCGAAGTATATACCCTAGATCCTGAATCTACAAAACGTCGGGGTGTATCTAATGCTCAAGAACTCTATCTAAGTTATGACCAACTAGAAGTAGAAGATATCATGCTGGTGCAGAGAGAGTTAAACCTTTCTGAAGCCAGTTTGGAAAACGCTAATATTTTACGCAGCGAGTTTGGTAAATCTTGGATTATCCAGTTGTTAAATATGACTAACGAGGAAATCCAGATTTTTTGCGAAGAAAAGCGGGGAAATAAGTCTTCTGTGATGGCGCTGCAACGCAAACTTCTACGCCTAGATAACCTTAAATATATGCGTAGCACTTGCCCTCACAATTATATTGATCAAATATTGCAATCTTTAAATGCTGGCAAGCACGTAGTAATTGAGTTTGGTTCCCAGTCGGATATGCTCTCGTATATGCTGGCAACTAATATGATTACTAGGCGGATTCACCACGCGTATGTGCGGAAAGCAGACAAGTTTTTACAAACCAAAAATCCGAGCGATCGCCCCCGCCCATTAGTGATTACTATAGAAGAAGCCCATCGTTTCCTTGATTCTGCGATTGTTCGCCAAACTATTTTTGGCACAATCGCCCGCGAAATGCGTAAATATTTTGTTACCCTGTTGGTAGTAGATCAGCGCCCCTCTGGAATTGATAACGAAGTAATGTCCCAAATAGGCACACGCATCACCGCCTTACTCAACGATGACAAAGACATCGAAGCCATCTTCACAGGTGTTTCTGGGGGACAAAGTTTACGCTCAGTGCTATCTAAACTCGATTCTAAGCAACAAGCTTTAATTCTAGGTCATGCTGTCCCGATGCCAGTAGTAGTGCGTACCCGTCCCTACGATGAGCAATTCTATAGAGAAATTGGCGATACATCTTGGACGGAAATGTCTGATGAAGACGTATTCACCGCAGCAGAAGCAGCCATAGCAGACTTAGGGTTTTAA
- the cobO gene encoding cob(I)yrinic acid a,c-diamide adenosyltransferase → MNLTGISHGIYKSCVSANLMPTDKDSDPNQMQSTQGTATEVSLTTEQYQKKMQRRKEVQDQRVAQASQEKGLIIVNTGNGKGKTTAALGMVIRSLGHGYKVAIVQFIKGAWEPAEKAVLSQWSDQLEFHAMGEGFSWETQDRDRDIQTANAAWEKALTFITNPDFKLVLLDEVNVALKLGYLSVEQVIAGLEQKPVDTHLILTGRGAPAQLIEKADLVTEMTLIKHPFKEQGVKAQPGIEF, encoded by the coding sequence ATGAACCTTACTGGGATTTCTCATGGTATTTATAAAAGTTGTGTCAGTGCAAATTTAATGCCAACAGATAAGGATTCCGATCCCAATCAAATGCAATCAACTCAAGGTACTGCAACAGAGGTATCCCTAACGACTGAACAGTACCAGAAGAAGATGCAGCGACGCAAGGAAGTGCAAGATCAGCGCGTCGCGCAAGCTTCCCAAGAAAAAGGCTTAATTATTGTTAATACAGGTAACGGTAAGGGGAAAACTACTGCGGCTTTAGGTATGGTAATACGATCGCTGGGTCATGGCTACAAAGTCGCGATCGTGCAATTCATTAAAGGTGCATGGGAACCAGCAGAAAAAGCCGTCCTTAGCCAGTGGTCAGATCAGCTAGAATTTCATGCAATGGGAGAAGGCTTTAGTTGGGAAACTCAAGATCGCGATCGCGATATCCAAACAGCTAATGCAGCTTGGGAAAAAGCCTTAACCTTTATTACCAACCCAGATTTTAAACTGGTGCTATTGGATGAAGTTAACGTTGCTTTAAAGTTAGGTTACTTAAGCGTTGAACAGGTAATAGCTGGACTAGAGCAAAAGCCAGTTGATACTCATCTGATCCTTACAGGTAGGGGCGCACCAGCACAACTAATTGAAAAGGCCGACTTAGTAACTGAAATGACTTTAATTAAGCATCCATTTAAAGAACAAGGTGTCAAAGCTCAACCTGGAATTGAGTTTTAA
- a CDS encoding GNAT family N-acetyltransferase, protein MNKSEELNYLPVLKTERLLLRKIRLSDAEDMFEYACDPEVAKYTIWTAHQSQEHSKRFINKILEFYNTHQLAVWGIVDTNGKFIGTCGFGDLQLIDAKAELGYALSRKYWGKGYMTEAVTAAIDFGFSNMPLNRIEARCEPENLASVRVLEKVGMKYEGLLRQHIFSKGTYHDMKMYSILKQEWLDTHTTVNA, encoded by the coding sequence ATGAATAAATCAGAAGAATTGAATTATTTACCAGTATTAAAAACAGAACGGTTGCTGCTACGAAAAATTCGCTTAAGTGATGCAGAGGATATGTTTGAATATGCCTGTGATCCAGAAGTTGCTAAATATACTATCTGGACAGCACACCAGTCTCAGGAACATAGCAAGCGCTTTATCAATAAAATCCTTGAGTTTTACAATACTCACCAGCTAGCTGTTTGGGGAATTGTAGACACCAACGGTAAATTTATCGGTACTTGTGGATTTGGTGATTTGCAACTGATTGATGCCAAGGCAGAACTTGGCTATGCTCTCTCTAGAAAGTATTGGGGCAAAGGATACATGACTGAGGCAGTTACGGCTGCCATAGATTTCGGCTTTAGCAATATGCCTTTAAATCGGATTGAAGCGCGATGTGAACCGGAAAATCTAGCTTCGGTGCGGGTACTAGAAAAGGTGGGAATGAAGTATGAAGGTTTGTTACGACAACATATCTTTAGTAAAGGTACCTACCACGACATGAAAATGTATTCTATTCTCAAGCAAGAATGGCTGGATACCCATACTACGGTTAATGCTTAG